A genomic window from Equus asinus isolate D_3611 breed Donkey chromosome 25, EquAss-T2T_v2, whole genome shotgun sequence includes:
- the LOC139042066 gene encoding transmembrane protein 254-like isoform X1 yields MVVAKSEGSRAATAYFRTSRALPSLVTVVGLGYFAWVVFWPQSIPYQNLGPLGPFTQYLVDHHHALLRNGYWLAWLIHVGESLCAVVLCKSKGITDGRAQLLWFLQTFLFGIASLSILIAYRPKHQKQT; encoded by the exons ATGGTGGTGGCGAAGtcagagggcagcagagctgcTACGGCCTATTTCCGTACGTCCAGAGCCTTGCCCTCGCTGGTCACGGTCGTGGGGCTGGGATATTTTGCG TGGGTTGTCTTCTGGCCTCAGAGTATTCCTTATCAGAACCTAGGGCCCCTGGGCCCCTTCACTCAGTACTTGGTGGACCATCATCACGCCCTCCTGCGTAATGG GTATTGGCTTGCCTGGCTGATTCACGTGGGAGAGTCCTTGTGTGCCGTGGTATTATGCAA gtctAAAGGCATCACAGATGGTCGAGCTCAACTACTCTGGTTCTTACAGACGTTCCTCTTTGGGATAGCATCTCTCTCCATCTTGATTGCTTACAGaccaaaacaccaaaaacaaacttaa
- the LOC139042066 gene encoding transmembrane protein 254-like isoform X3, with protein MGAGTASHPMTQRLALSRWWWRSQRAAELLRPISWVVFWPQSIPYQNLGPLGPFTQYLVDHHHALLRNGYWLAWLIHVGESLCAVVLCKSKGITDGRAQLLWFLQTFLFGIASLSILIAYRPKHQKQT; from the exons ATGGGGGCGGGGACGGCTTCCCACCCCATGACTCAGCGTCTAGCTCTTTCAAGATGGTGGTGGCGAAGtcagagggcagcagagctgcTACGGCCTATTTCC TGGGTTGTCTTCTGGCCTCAGAGTATTCCTTATCAGAACCTAGGGCCCCTGGGCCCCTTCACTCAGTACTTGGTGGACCATCATCACGCCCTCCTGCGTAATGG GTATTGGCTTGCCTGGCTGATTCACGTGGGAGAGTCCTTGTGTGCCGTGGTATTATGCAA gtctAAAGGCATCACAGATGGTCGAGCTCAACTACTCTGGTTCTTACAGACGTTCCTCTTTGGGATAGCATCTCTCTCCATCTTGATTGCTTACAGaccaaaacaccaaaaacaaacttaa
- the LOC139042066 gene encoding transmembrane protein 254-like isoform X2 yields MGKAAGDEAYFQRSSLFWLTVITLSFGYYTWVVFWPQSIPYQNLGPLGPFTQYLVDHHHALLRNGYWLAWLIHVGESLCAVVLCKSKGITDGRAQLLWFLQTFLFGIASLSILIAYRPKHQKQT; encoded by the exons ATGGGGAAGGCCGCCGGCGACGAGGCGTACTTCCAGAGGAGCAGTCTGTTCTGGCTCACCGTCATCACCCTCTCCTTTGGCTATTACACC TGGGTTGTCTTCTGGCCTCAGAGTATTCCTTATCAGAACCTAGGGCCCCTGGGCCCCTTCACTCAGTACTTGGTGGACCATCATCACGCCCTCCTGCGTAATGG GTATTGGCTTGCCTGGCTGATTCACGTGGGAGAGTCCTTGTGTGCCGTGGTATTATGCAA gtctAAAGGCATCACAGATGGTCGAGCTCAACTACTCTGGTTCTTACAGACGTTCCTCTTTGGGATAGCATCTCTCTCCATCTTGATTGCTTACAGaccaaaacaccaaaaacaaacttaa